The Aureimonas populi genome includes the window AGACGCTGACGCGGATGCAGATGCTGACGCGGATGCAGATGCGGATGCTGACGCGGATGCCGATGCTGACGCTGACGCTGATGCGGATGCAGACGCGGATGCCGACGCCGATGCGGACGCCGACATCGTCGCGGTGGATGACCTCGCGACGGCCCGGCTGAACATCCTTCCCGTCACGACCGAGGTCGATCTGGGAGAGGCCAATTATCTCGCCTTGGTGTCGGTCGGCATTCTGGACCTGCAGGCCACCGTTCTCGGCACCGAGAGCGTGACCTTCTCGGTGGAGGAGGGGACGACGCTGGATGCCACGTTCGACTTCGGCGCGCTGGCGGCGATCGGGCTTCTGAGCGACTATGCGGTGGTCGTCCAGCGTTGGGACGGCACGCAGTGGACCTCCATAGACGGGTCGGGCGAAAGCACGCTCCTCGACCTCACGCTTCTGGGCGGCAACAGCTATCAGGCCGCGCAGACGCTGGAGCCGGGACAGTACAGGGCGTTCGCCACTTTCGAAGGCGTGGGCGTCGGGGTGGCCGGCTTCCTGGAAGTCGGCGGCACGGTGTCGGACTTCACCGAGATCGGCGGCTTCGAGGCGGTCCCGGTCGAAGGCAACGTCATCACCGGCGAGGGATCGGACACCGTCACGCCGACGACCGTGGTCTCGAGCGTGAACGGGGTGCCCGTCAACGGCGAGACGACGATCGCGGGCAGCTTCGGCGTGCTCGTCATCGCGCCGGACGGCAGCTACACCTATACGCCGAACGAGGACGCGGCCGGGATCGGCCGGGTGGACGAATTCTCCTACACGATCACCGATCCGGCGACGGGCCTCTCCGATACGGCCACGCTCTTCGTGCAGATCGACAGCGAGGGCCAGGGCCTCGTGTGGGATCCGGCGGATCCGGGCGCCGACGCCACCACGGTGGTCGCGGTGGCCGACGCCGATACGGCGGCGATCAACACCCAGCACCCGTCCACGCCCAATCCAACGGTGGAGGACGCCATCGCGTTCACCTGGCTGCTGGGTGTGGATGTGGGCCTAGGGCAGGTCGTCATCGGCGAGACCTCGGGGCAGACAGGCTTCGTCGTCGCCGAAGGCACCACGCAGGATGTGAGCATCGACGTCGCGGTCAATTCGGTCATCTCGCTGGTGGATTCCATCCTCGTCACGGTCGAGCGCGAGGTGAGCACGGGCATCTGGGAGGTCGTCCAGACCTTCGGTTCCGGCGGAGTCCTCGACCTCGTGGGCCTTGCCAACGAGTCCCTCGTGGCCGAACTCGACGGGCTGGAAGCCGGTAACTACAGGGTGACGGTGGCCAACACCTCCGTGGTCACGGCGGCGGGCACGGTTACCGTGGACATCGCCTCCGAAACGGCCGATCTGAGCCAGGTGGTCGGCGCCCCGTCCGCCGCCAGCACCGGCAACGTGCTGGAGGACGATACGCTCGCCTCCACCTTCACGGAGTTCCAGATCGAGAGCGGCGGCGCCTTCGTCGAGGTGGCCAACGGCACGCAGGTGCAGGGCGCATACGGCGTGCTGACCGTCAATGCCGACGGCAGCTACTCCTACCAGCCTGCGCCGAACCTTGCCGGGCTCGGGCAGGAGGATGTGTTCGCCTACCGGCTCGTGCACCCGAACGGGGATATTTCCTCGGCGACGCTCACCGTCGCGCTCGAGCTCGGCGACGGGCCGACGCCGCCCGGCGCCGGCGCCCCGACAATGGCCGAGAGCGATGTGATCGCGCTCGATCTGATGGACGCCTCGGGCGAGGGCGAGGGCGAGGGCGAGGGCGATGACGGCACGCCGGACGGCGACACGGCCGAGGCGCCCGAACTGGCGCTGCTGGTGGAGGAGCCGGGCGAGGCCCTTTCGCTCGACGCCTTCTCGGCTCTCTCCGGGACGGCGGACGAGGAGGAGGGCGATGCCGATATCGGCGGGACGATGGCCGAGATCGCGACGGTGGACGCCGCTCCGCCCGCCGACCCCTTCTCGCACCTCACCGGTGACGACGATTGGCAGAACGCGGGCACCAGCGCCCTGTGAGCCTGCCTCCCTTCCCACCGGGGCGCGGCCTGCGCCCCGGTGGCCCATGACCCTCGTGCGAATCGAAGGATGATCCATGCCGGGCCCCGAGCTGAAGCCGGATCGGATGCCGCAGCCGGAGGGCGCGCCGGACACCGCCGCCTGGATCGAGGCTCTCGGCCACGTGGCGCGCCACTTCAAGGTGCCCTTCTCGCCCCGCGGCGCCGAGCGGCTGGCCGGTGCGCTGGAGGCGGCCAGCGAGGGGGAGGCCGTCGCGAGGCTGGGGCGCCGGCACGGCCTGCGCGTCAGGCCCGTGCCGGCTTCGCCCTCGGCGTTGACGAGCCGGCGCCTGCCCGTGATCCTGGCGCTCCACGACGGCTCGGTGGGTGTCGTCACGGCGCTGGGCGCCGGCGGCGAAGCGAGCGTGGTGTTCAGCGGGGACGACGGGCTGGCGACGACGCTGCCCTGCGACATCCTCCTGGCCGAAACCCGCCTGATGGTGATGGCACGGCCCGAGCGGGCGGCGGCCGACGAGCGGGTGGACGCCTATATCGCGCCTTATCGCGAGCATTGGTTCCGCCGGCTGGCGTTGAAGGATATCCGCCCCTACGGCCATGTCCTCCTGGCCTCGCTGGTGGCCAACACGCTGGCGCTGGCCGGCGTCCTGTTCTCCATGCAGGTCTATGACCGCGTGGTGCCAGCCCGCTCGCTCAACACGCTCCATGTGCTGTTCATCGGCGTGCTCATCGCCCTTTTCTTCGACTTCGTCATGCGTCGGGCGCGCACGCGCATCATCGACATCCTCGGCAAGCGCACCGACATGCGCATCTCCGACCTCGTCTTCGGCCACGCGTTGAGAGTGAAGAACGGCGCGCGGCCCAATTCCACGGGCACCTTCATCGCCCAGTTGCGCGATCTGGAGCAGGTGCGCGAGCTGCTGACCTCGACCACGGTCGCGGCCATCGCCGACCTGCCGTTCTTCTTCCTGTTTCTCTTCATCTTCTGGCAGATCGGCGGGCCGCTTGCCGCCGTGCCGGCGGCCGCGCTCGTGCTGCTCGTGGTGCCGGGCCTGGCCGTCCAGGGGCGCTTGCGCGCCTGCGCCAACGAGGCGATGCGCGAATCCTCCCTGCGCAACGCCATGCTGGTGGAGGCCGTGCAGGGCGTGGAGGACATCAAGTCGCTCCAGGCCGAGGACCATTTCCAGGAGCGCTGGAACCACTTCAACGCGGTGGCGGGTGAGGCGCAGCTACGCCTGCGCGCCATCACCAACGGCCTCGCCGCCTGGAGCCAGTGCGTCCAGACCGGGACCTTCGCGGTGATCGTCTTCTTCGGCGCGCCCCTGGTGATGGCCGGCGACATGACAACCGGCGCGCTGGTGGCCTCCTCCATCCTCAGCTCGCGCATGATGGCCCCCATGTCGCAGATCACGCAGGTTCTGGGCCGCCTCCAGCAGGCAAAGGTCGGGCTGAAGAGCCTCGATTCGATCATGCAATTGCCGGTGGACCATCCCGAGACTGAAACCCGCGTCAGCGCGCCGCTGCTTGGCGGGAACTACCGCCTGCGGGCCGCCGCCTTCCATTATGCCGAGTCGCAAAGACCCGCGCTCACGGTCGGCGACCTGGCCATCGCGCAGGGAGAGCGGATCGCGCTCCTGGGCAAGAACGGCGCCGGCAAGTCCACCCTGCTCATGGCGCTGGCCGGCCTTGCCGAGCCCGCCTCGGGCGAGGTGCTGGTGGACGATCTGGCGCTGAACCAGATCGACCCGGCCGATCTGCGCCGCCATGTGGGCCTCCTGGCGCAGGGCGCGCGCCTGTTCCACGGCACGATCCGCGAGAACGTCACCATGGGCGCGCTCCATGCCTCGCAACCGGCGCTTCTGGACGCGCTCGCCATGGTGGGGGCCGACGAGTTCATCCGTCGGCTGCCCAAGGGGCTCGACCATCCCATCCTCGAGGGCGGGCGGGGCCTGTCGGGCGGCCAGCAGCAGGCCCTCCTGCTCGCCCGCCTCCTCATCCGCGACCCTTCGATCGTGCTTCTGGACGAGCCGACGGCGGCGATGGACGAGGCCAGCGAACGCCATTTCCTCTCGCGCTTCCAGGCATGGAGCGAGGGCCGCACGGTGGTGATCGCCACCCATCGCATGCGCGTGCTCGACCTCGTGCGGCGCGTCCTGGTGGTGGATGGCGGCCGGATCGTGCTGGACGAGCCGAAGGAGGAGGCGCTGAAGCGGATGCGCGGCGTCGGCAAGGTCATGGGCGCGCCCGCCGTCAAGGATGCGCGCCCGGCCCTGCGCGCCGTGGCGCAAGGGGGAGCCTGAGATGACGCTGAGCGCGGACGGCTCCGCCGGCTGGACTTATGGCGAGGAGGACGAGGTCCGCCTCTCGCGCTCCACGCGCGTGGTGGGGCTCTTCACGCTCCTGCTCGCGGCGGGGCTCGCCTGGGCCTTCTTCGCGGAGCTGGACGAGGTCTCCACCGGCGACGGGCGCGTCGTGCCCACCCGGCGCGAGCAGGTGATCCAGTCGCTGGAAGGGGGCATCGTCGCCGCGCTGCATGTGCGCGAGGACGAGGTCGTGGAGCCCGGCCAGATCCTGGCGCAGCTCGACCCCACGCGCTCGCAGTCCGACGTGGAGGAGAGCGCGGCGAAATACCGGGCCGCGCTGGCCGCCTCGGCCCGGCTGAGCGCGGAGGCGGACGGCGTGCCGCTCCGCTTTCCGCCCGAGCTGGACGCCCATCCCGAACTCATCGCCGCCGAGACCGAGCTCTACACCGCGCGCCTGCGCGCCCTGGAGGAAGCGGTGCGCTGGGTGGAGGAATCGCTCGGCCTCATCCGTTCCGAACTGGAGATCAACGAATCCCTCTCCGCCATCGGGGCGGCCAGCCATGTGGAGGTGATCCGGCTGCGGCGGCAGATCTCCGAGCTGGAGCTGAAGAAGGTCGAGCTTCATGCCGACTACGCCGTGCGCGCGCGCGAGGAACTGTCCGGCGTGAACGCGGAGGTGAATTCCCTTTTCCCCGTGGTCGCCGGGCGCGCCGACAGCCTCGCCCGGCTCACGCACCGCTCGCCGGTGCGCGGCATCGTGAAGAATATCGAGGTCTCCACCATCGGCGGCGTGGTGCCGCCCAACGGCAGGCTGATGGACATCATTCCCCTCGACGACCAGTTGCTCATCGAGGCCCGAATCTCCCCGCGCGACATCGCCTTCATCCATCCCGGACAGGCGGCGAACGTGAAGGTCAGCGCCTATGACTACGCCATCTATGGAGGGCTCGAGGGCGAGGTGACGACGATCTCGCCCGATACGATCCAGGACGAGGTGGACCGTGAGACCTATTACTACCGCGTCTTCATCAAGACGCAGGCGGACGCGCTGGTGAACAGCGCGGGCCGGCAATTCCCCATCGTGCCGGGCATGATCGCCACGGTCGATATCCACACCGGCGCCAAGACCGTGCTGGACTACCTCGTGAAGCCCTTCAACAAGGCGGGCGAGGCGCTGCGCGAACGATGAGAAAGCCGCTTTCGAAGGCCGGCCCGGTGCCGCTCGCGCAAAAGCTCTCGGCCGTCCGCGCCGCGCTGCGCGCCCGGCCCGTGGCGCTTCAGGCGCCTTACCCCGCCGTCACCCTGTTCTTCTCGGTCTGCGACGGATTCTCGCGCGCACGTGTCGTCAACGCGTCGGGGCCTTCGCTGGAATCGGCTTGGCAGAGCGGGCTTTCCGCCCTGCGCCCGCTTCTGAAGGAGGCGGGCCTGCAAGGCCGCTGGGTGCGGGTCGACCGGGTGGAGGGTGTGAAGGAGACGAACTGGAAGCAGCTGCGCGCCATCCTCGCCGCCACCAAGCGCAACTATTTCCGCCACGGGCTGGCGCTCGACGCCGGTCTGGCCAACGCTTTCCTGGAAGAGGAGCTGAACGCCAACGCCATGCTCTACGGCGGCAATGCGGTGGAGCATGCCGTCCTCAACGAGCGGAACTTCTCGCTCTATGCGCGGGCCCGGTATCCCGGCCTCGACGCGCCCGGCTTTCGCGACGAGGCGCCGGTGTTCGTCCTGTCCACCCGCGGCGTGTTCTGCGACGAGGCGGGGCGGCTCCATGAACTGAACGGCCCCGGCCCGAATGCCGGCCGGCGGCATGTGGAGCGCCTCGACGAGGCGGGCCTCCTGTCGATGATCGAGGACGCCTCCGCCTATCTCGCGCGGCAGGTGAAGGCGGACGGCTCCTTCGTCTATGGCTGGCACCCCTGCTTCGACCGGCCGATCGGGACCTACAACACGCTGCGCCACGCCAGCACCACCTATGCGATGGTGGAAGCCTTCGAGGTGACGCGGGACGCCCGGCTCGGGGCCGCCATCGAGCGTTCGCTGGCCCATCTCACCGGCGCGCTCATCCACACCCGCGCCCTGCCGGGCGGCGGCGAGGCGGCGTTCCTTGTCGACACGGGCGACGAGATCAAGCTGGGCGGCAACGCGGTCGCCATCCTCGCACTTGCCAAGCACGCGCAGGTGACGGGCGCGCGCGCGCATCTGCCGCTCATGGAGAAGCTGGCGCTGGGCATCGCCCATATGCAGGACAAGGCCAGCGGCGCCTTCGTCCACGTGCTGAAGGCGGGCGACCTTTCGGTGAAGCAGGGCTTCCGCACGATCTATTACGAGGGGGAGGCCGCCTTCGCGCTGATGCGCCTGTATGCCCTGACGAAGGATTCTCGCTGGTTGGCCATGGTGGAGCGAGCATTCGAGCATTTCATCGCGCAGGAGCACTGGAAGCACCACGACCACTGGCTGGGCTATTGCGTCGATGAGCTGACGCGCCACCGCCCGGAGGAGCGCTACTTCCGCTTCGCCATCCGCAACGTCGCGGACCATCTCGACTTCGTCGCGAACCGGATCACCACCTTCCCGACGCTTCTGGAACTGATGATGGCCGCGCGCCGCACCCTGGCGCGCATCGATTCCATGCCGCAAATGCGCCCGCTTCTGGCGCAGGTCGACCTCGTGCGTTTCGAGGCCGCGCTGCAAAAGCGCGCGCATCATCTCCTGAACGGCCATTTCTGGCCGGAACTGGCGATGTTCTTCCGCAAACCCGACAGGATCGCCGGCTCCTTCTTCATCCGCCACCACGCCTTCCGGGTGCGGATCGACGACGTGGAACACTACCTTTCCGGCTTCGTGGCCTATTGGAACGATCTGTCGGAAACCGCCATGCCCCGCAACGAAGTTGCTATCCGAAGGCCGGCTGGCGCACAGGGCATCAAGACGAGCTGCGGATCGTGAGCGTGACGCTGTGGTTCGAGTCCGGACTTGCGGCCGATCTCAGCGGTGCGGCCGCCGTCGCTGCGCTCGCGACCGGCAAGGTCGTGCTGGAGAAGGGGACGACCGTCAGCATTCCCGTGTGCGGGGCAGGGCTTCCCGTCGGCCTGCCTGCGCATCGCCCGCGAGGGTAAGGGCGCCGTTGCCTCATCTTGCGGCGAGGTATAGTTCTGCTCAATCGGTGCGCGTCGGCCGCTCCGGGCCATTGCATAGCGCGTGCCGACGACTCCTGTTCAGATCCGAAAGCTCCCCGCCATGAAGACGAACGCCCTTCTGTCCGTGTCTTTTCTTGCCATGACCGTGGCGGTCCAGGCTCAGGATCTTCGAATTGGATTGCAGGACGATGTCGATGTGCTCGATCCCGCCCGCTCGCGGACCTTCGTGGGCGAGATCGTGTTCGAATCCCTGTGCGACAGCCTCGTTGCGGTCGGCGTCGACCTCGAGCCTGAGCCTGAGCTGGCCGCCCGATGGTCCTGGAACGACGATCAGACGCAGCTTACGATGGCGCTGCATCCCGATCTCATGTTCCACGACGGAAGCCCGATCGATGCCAGGGCGGTGAAGGCCAATCTCGACCGCGCGATGACGCTGCCCGACAGCATGCGCCGCAGCGAGTTGCAGTCGGTGGAGTCCGTCGACGTTGTCGATGACCTTTCCTTCACCATCACCTTGAGCCAGCCCGACCCCACCTTGCTGCCGCAGCTTTCCAATCGCGCCGGCATGATGATGTCGCCCGCCGTCTTCGAAGGCGAAGGCGCGGTGGGGCTGAACCCGGTCTGCTCGGGGCCCTACATGTTCGTCGAGCGAGAGCAGAACTATCGAATCGCGTTGCGGAAATTCGACGATCATCGCAATGCCGACGATTATCATTTCGAGCGCATCACCTTCTACCCCATCCCCGATACGACGGTTCGCCTCGCCAATCTGCGCGCGGGCGACCTGGAGATGATCGAGCGCCTCGCGCCTTCGGACATCCCCCTCGTTCGGGATGATCCCAGCCTGCAACTCGCCCTCGTGACGAGCGTCGGATATCAGGGTCTCACGATCAATGTCGGCAACGGCGCCCGCGCCGACGGCCCCCTGTCCGGCGACAAGCGCGTGCGCCAGGCGCTTCAGCTCGCCATCGACCGCAACGTCATCAACGATGTCGTGGGAGCGGGCAGTTTCCAGCCGGCCCAGCAGCCGTTCAGCGAGCAGAGCCCGTTCCACGATTCCGATCTTCCCGTCATCGGGCGCGATGTGGAAGCGGCCAGGGCGCTTCTGGCCGAGGCGGGCGTCGAGCGCGTCTCCTTCGAGCTTCTGTTCGCCAATTCGACGACGGGCCAGCAGATCGCCGAACTTGTCCAGGCCATGGTCGCCGAAGTGGGCTTCGACGTGTCGCTGCGGCCTGTCGAGTTCGCCTCCATGCTGCAGATGACACAGGCGGGCGAGTTCGACGTGGTGCAGACCGGTTGGTCCGGCCGCTACGATCCGGACGGAAACCTGCATCAGTTCGTCACCTGCGAGGCAGGGCTGAACTTCGCCGGCTTTTGCGACGAAACGGTCGATCGCCTGTTGAACGGGGCCAAGATCGAGGCGGACTTCGACGCCCGCAAACGGATGTATGACGAGGCGCAGGCGATCCTTCAGGACGAGCTGCCGATCATATATGTCTATCACCAGCCGTTCCCGTATGTGCTGGCCGCGAACATCGAGGGCTTCGAGCCGAATCCGACCGGCGTGATCAGCCTGCGCAACGTGTCCCGGCGCGACTGAGGCGCCCGTCCGGGCGGTGCTCAGGCTTGGAGAAGCGACTTGGCCAGCATCATGTGGACGCCCTTGCAGCCGTTGACGGTCTGGGTGATGCGCAGGTCGCCGGCCAGGCTGCAAAGCGTATAGGCATCCTGTCGTGACAGGCCGCCCTTCTCCTGGATGAGATCGAGCATGTCGCGAAGCGCCATGACCGCGCATTGGTCGAGATCGGGGTCCATCCCCATGGTGATGTAGTGGGTGGGCGTCTCCGCACGCGGATAGGCGTAGCCGAGGTCGCGTCGGACGATAAACTCGAAGGTGCCACGAAGCGCGGTTTCGATCGCCGTGATGCAGACCTCGCCGTCTCCTTGCGCCCCGTGGCCGTCGCCACAGGAAAACAGGGCGCCTTCGTTGAAGACGGGCAGGAACAGCGTCGTCCCGGCTACGAGCTCCTTGTTGTCGATGTTGCCGGCATGGGCGCGCGGCATGATGGAGGAGATGCGGCCCCAATGGGCGGGCGGGGCCACGCCCATGACGCCGAAGAACGGCGCGAGGGGCAGGCGAAGGCCCCACGGCAGCCGCGCAACATTCGCCTCCCGGTCGAGGGGAATATTCAACAGGCGCTTTTCGGTGAAATCGTAGGGCAGGGTGCCGGCGAGCGGACGGATGACATTGTAGCCCCAGTCCTGCCGCAGCTCCACGGCCTTGATTCTCACCTCCAGAACGTCGCCCGGCCGTGCGCCGCGCACCGCGACCGGCCCGGTGAGGATATGGCCGGGCATTTCCATTCTGGAATTGCGGTGGATTTCGAGAAGCTCCTCGGGGATCGTGAAGTCACCCTCCGGAAGTACCTCGGGTCCGCCCGATACCGTGTCGATGACGACTGTTTCTCCGCTGTCGACAACCAGCCGCGCCTCCCGCTCCGGATCGAAATAGCCCCAGGCGCAGGACCGGGACGAGGCGCGAAGGTGGTGATGGGGCATGTTCTTCTCTCGTCTTGCCGAGGGCGCGTCGGCGGATGACGGGCTCGCCGCGAACGGCGCAGGCGCCGGGCCTTTGCTACGCCCTCCTGCGGGATTTGAGAACAAGAGAAGGAGAACCGCCCCGCCTGGACGGCGACGTCTCGCACGCGCCCGCCTCCACCCCTCGCGATAAAGCGGGGCGGCAGCGTCCAGCGCGACACGGATGGCCGCTCGTCGCATTCCGAGAGGATGAAGGCATGAACGAACTGCCTTAGGCGTTCGAGAGGATGCGTCGTCGTGTCGCCGGAGGATGGCCGCCTTGTTCGGAAAATACTGGTAGAGCGAGCCCACGCTGACACCGGTCTTCGCGGCCAGAACAACAGTACGCGCACCCGTCACTTCATAGTCGATTCAATCGGGAACTATCGACCGAAACGCTTGCTCTAGCTTTGAAGGGCCTGCGACATCGAACGTGCGGCGGCGAGCAGCGTGGGGACGAACCGCTGGATGATAACGTCCTCTTCGTATCGGAAACGCGACGTGCCCAGGCTGACCGCCGCGATCGTCTGGCAGTCCGGCGAGACGACCGGGCAGGCGATCGAGATGTCGCCGGAATAGATTTGCTCCTGAACGATAGAGAAGCCGCGCTCACGCACCTGGCGAAGCTGCCGCCAGATTCCATCAAGGCTGTAGATCGTCTTGGATGTGAAGGCGCGCAGATGGGCGCGGGCAAGGATGTCGTCCACCTGCGCGTCGTCGAGCACCGACAGGAGGCAGA containing:
- a CDS encoding acetamidase/formamidase family protein — its product is MPHHHLRASSRSCAWGYFDPEREARLVVDSGETVVIDTVSGGPEVLPEGDFTIPEELLEIHRNSRMEMPGHILTGPVAVRGARPGDVLEVRIKAVELRQDWGYNVIRPLAGTLPYDFTEKRLLNIPLDREANVARLPWGLRLPLAPFFGVMGVAPPAHWGRISSIMPRAHAGNIDNKELVAGTTLFLPVFNEGALFSCGDGHGAQGDGEVCITAIETALRGTFEFIVRRDLGYAYPRAETPTHYITMGMDPDLDQCAVMALRDMLDLIQEKGGLSRQDAYTLCSLAGDLRITQTVNGCKGVHMMLAKSLLQA
- a CDS encoding type I secretion system permease/ATPase codes for the protein MPGPELKPDRMPQPEGAPDTAAWIEALGHVARHFKVPFSPRGAERLAGALEAASEGEAVARLGRRHGLRVRPVPASPSALTSRRLPVILALHDGSVGVVTALGAGGEASVVFSGDDGLATTLPCDILLAETRLMVMARPERAAADERVDAYIAPYREHWFRRLALKDIRPYGHVLLASLVANTLALAGVLFSMQVYDRVVPARSLNTLHVLFIGVLIALFFDFVMRRARTRIIDILGKRTDMRISDLVFGHALRVKNGARPNSTGTFIAQLRDLEQVRELLTSTTVAAIADLPFFFLFLFIFWQIGGPLAAVPAAALVLLVVPGLAVQGRLRACANEAMRESSLRNAMLVEAVQGVEDIKSLQAEDHFQERWNHFNAVAGEAQLRLRAITNGLAAWSQCVQTGTFAVIVFFGAPLVMAGDMTTGALVASSILSSRMMAPMSQITQVLGRLQQAKVGLKSLDSIMQLPVDHPETETRVSAPLLGGNYRLRAAAFHYAESQRPALTVGDLAIAQGERIALLGKNGAGKSTLLMALAGLAEPASGEVLVDDLALNQIDPADLRRHVGLLAQGARLFHGTIRENVTMGALHASQPALLDALAMVGADEFIRRLPKGLDHPILEGGRGLSGGQQQALLLARLLIRDPSIVLLDEPTAAMDEASERHFLSRFQAWSEGRTVVIATHRMRVLDLVRRVLVVDGGRIVLDEPKEEALKRMRGVGKVMGAPAVKDARPALRAVAQGGA
- a CDS encoding HlyD family efflux transporter periplasmic adaptor subunit, translated to MTLSADGSAGWTYGEEDEVRLSRSTRVVGLFTLLLAAGLAWAFFAELDEVSTGDGRVVPTRREQVIQSLEGGIVAALHVREDEVVEPGQILAQLDPTRSQSDVEESAAKYRAALAASARLSAEADGVPLRFPPELDAHPELIAAETELYTARLRALEEAVRWVEESLGLIRSELEINESLSAIGAASHVEVIRLRRQISELELKKVELHADYAVRAREELSGVNAEVNSLFPVVAGRADSLARLTHRSPVRGIVKNIEVSTIGGVVPPNGRLMDIIPLDDQLLIEARISPRDIAFIHPGQAANVKVSAYDYAIYGGLEGEVTTISPDTIQDEVDRETYYYRVFIKTQADALVNSAGRQFPIVPGMIATVDIHTGAKTVLDYLVKPFNKAGEALRER
- a CDS encoding ABC transporter substrate-binding protein; the encoded protein is MKTNALLSVSFLAMTVAVQAQDLRIGLQDDVDVLDPARSRTFVGEIVFESLCDSLVAVGVDLEPEPELAARWSWNDDQTQLTMALHPDLMFHDGSPIDARAVKANLDRAMTLPDSMRRSELQSVESVDVVDDLSFTITLSQPDPTLLPQLSNRAGMMMSPAVFEGEGAVGLNPVCSGPYMFVEREQNYRIALRKFDDHRNADDYHFERITFYPIPDTTVRLANLRAGDLEMIERLAPSDIPLVRDDPSLQLALVTSVGYQGLTINVGNGARADGPLSGDKRVRQALQLAIDRNVINDVVGAGSFQPAQQPFSEQSPFHDSDLPVIGRDVEAARALLAEAGVERVSFELLFANSTTGQQIAELVQAMVAEVGFDVSLRPVEFASMLQMTQAGEFDVVQTGWSGRYDPDGNLHQFVTCEAGLNFAGFCDETVDRLLNGAKIEADFDARKRMYDEAQAILQDELPIIYVYHQPFPYVLAANIEGFEPNPTGVISLRNVSRRD
- a CDS encoding BapA/Bap/LapF family large adhesin; amino-acid sequence: MDDLATARLNILPVTTEVDLGEANYLALVSVGILDLQATVLGTESVTFSVEEGTTLDATFDFGALAAIGLLSDYAVVVQRWDGTQWTSIDGSGESTLLDLTLLGGNSYQAAQTLEPGQYRAFATFEGVGVGVAGFLEVGGTVSDFTEIGGFEAVPVEGNVITGEGSDTVTPTTVVSSVNGVPVNGETTIAGSFGVLVIAPDGSYTYTPNEDAAGIGRVDEFSYTITDPATGLSDTATLFVQIDSEGQGLVWDPADPGADATTVVAVADADTAAINTQHPSTPNPTVEDAIAFTWLLGVDVGLGQVVIGETSGQTGFVVAEGTTQDVSIDVAVNSVISLVDSILVTVEREVSTGIWEVVQTFGSGGVLDLVGLANESLVAELDGLEAGNYRVTVANTSVVTAAGTVTVDIASETADLSQVVGAPSAASTGNVLEDDTLASTFTEFQIESGGAFVEVANGTQVQGAYGVLTVNADGSYSYQPAPNLAGLGQEDVFAYRLVHPNGDISSATLTVALELGDGPTPPGAGAPTMAESDVIALDLMDASGEGEGEGEGDDGTPDGDTAEAPELALLVEEPGEALSLDAFSALSGTADEEEGDADIGGTMAEIATVDAAPPADPFSHLTGDDDWQNAGTSAL